Proteins encoded in a region of the Zea mays cultivar B73 chromosome 2, Zm-B73-REFERENCE-NAM-5.0, whole genome shotgun sequence genome:
- the LOC100382716 gene encoding uncharacterized LOC100382716 → MGDAGFMPELVGVLGASSKPPEAREMAGESLCALVTVPRNRKRFVQEDRDVARVLQLLGPDEEKEKPAPARRFLLSTVAHLTDSSSGRRKIMSSEHVRNLEKLAEADVPDAKRIVKRLGGSRLRSIFHGIWSL, encoded by the exons ATGGGCGACGCCGGGTTCATGCCGGAGCTGGTGGGCGTCCTCGGCGCGTCCAGTAAGCCCCCCGAGGCGCGGGAGATGGCGGGCGAGTCGCTGTGCGCCCTGGTGACCGTGCCCCGCAACCGGAAGCGGTTCGTCCAGGAGGACCGCGACGTGGCGCGGGTGCTGCAGCTGCTGGGCCCCGACGAGGAGAAGGAGAAGCCCGCGCCGGCGAGGCGGTTCCTGCTGTCGACGGTGGCGCACCTCACGGACAGCAGCTCCGGCCGGAGGAAGATCATGTCCTCGGAGCACGTCAG GAATCTCGagaagcttgcggaggccgatgtCCCAGACGCCAAACGGATCGTGAAGAGGCTTGGCGGGAGCAGGCTGAGGAGCATTTTCCATGGCATTTGGAGCCTGTAA